One Cucurbita pepo subsp. pepo cultivar mu-cu-16 chromosome LG09, ASM280686v2, whole genome shotgun sequence DNA window includes the following coding sequences:
- the LOC111802300 gene encoding uncharacterized protein LOC111802300, whose amino-acid sequence MTFGSPILAPDLPIINEYVVEGIHGLIFTKFSSDALIRALSILCSDGRLTRIANNNASSGRLLTKNVLATECIAGYTNLLEEVLKRFAYPSKSLKGQGGQSAFTRYTADLVLGHFCIMVLFFVDLVLMFVDFIRCRRQEA is encoded by the exons ATGACCTTTGGATCCCCAATACTGGCACCTGATTTGCCCATTATTAACGAATAT GTTGTCGAGGGGATCCATGGGTTAATTTTTACTAAATTCAGTTCGGATGCTTTGATAAGAGCTCTCTCGATTCTTTGTTCTGATGGAAGGCTCACTAGAATTGCAAACAATAATGCTTCATCCGGAAGATTGCTAACTAAAAATGTGCTTGCTACAGAGTGCATTGCTGGATATACAAATCTCTTGGAGGAAGTTCTCAAGAGATTTGCATATCCAAGTAAGAGCTTGAAAGGGCAGGGCGGCCAGTCCGCATTTACGAGATATACAGCGGATCTGGTGCTTGGACATTTTTGCATCATGGTGCTCTTTTTCGTGGACTTAGTCTT GATGTTTGTTGATTTCATTAGATGCCGTAGACAGGAAGCTTGA